The following coding sequences are from one Mastomys coucha isolate ucsf_1 unplaced genomic scaffold, UCSF_Mcou_1 pScaffold9, whole genome shotgun sequence window:
- the LOC116085212 gene encoding olfactory receptor 11H4-like — protein sequence MNRSSTHVTEFVLLGFPGSWKTQIFLFVLFLMFYILTLLGNGAIVCAVRCDSRLHTPMYFLLGNFAFLEIWYVSSTIPNILTNILSKTKAISFSGCFLQFYFAFSTCGSHLVVVSLFYGTVMVMYVSPTYGIPTLMQKILILVYSVMTPLFNPLIYSLRNKDMKLALRNVLLGMRIVKAI from the exons ATGAACAGATCATCAACACATGTAACTGAATTTGTTCTCTTGGGATTCCCTGGTTCCTGGAAGACACAAATTTTcctctttgtgttgtttttgatgttttatatCTTGACCTTGTTGGGAAATGGAGCCATTGTCTGTGCAGTAAGATGTGACTCACGTCTACATACCCCCATGTACTTCCTCCTGGGAAATTTTGCCTTCCTTGAAATCTGGTATGTTTCCTCCACCATTCCAAACATACTAACCAACATTCTGTCTAAGACCAAGGCCATCTCATTTTCAGGGTGCTTCCTGCAGTTCTATTTC GCCTTTTCTACCTGTGGTTCCCATTTAGTGGTCGTGTCACTGTTCTATGGGACAGTAATGGTAATGTATGTGAGTCCTACATATGGCATTCCAACTCTGATGCAGAAGATCCTTATACTTGTATACTCTGTAATGACTCCTCTCTTTAATCCTCTGATTTATAGCCTTCGTAACAAGGACATGAAACTTGCTCTGAGAAATGTTCTGTTAGGAATGAGAATTGTCAAAGCTATATGA